In Microbacterium pumilum, the following proteins share a genomic window:
- a CDS encoding MFS transporter has translation MTDAGTRTSLTLSERLDRLPFTRSHLRVLTGSGLGWALDAMDVGLISFIIAALAAQWSLQPGETAWIASVGFMGMAIGASLGGLLADRFGRRRVFAVTLLIYGLATGASALVGGLAALLVLRFLVGLGLGAELPVASTYVSELAPARIRGRLIVILEAFWAIGWTAAALIGFLVIPASENGWRWAFALGAIPAAYALVVRWGLPESARWLERRGRHADAEAVVATFERSAGRASPVDTPTAADVAPPAATSAGGRLAALWSSEFRVRTACLWLVWFCVNFSYYGAFIWIPSILVAQGYDLVRSFGFTLIITLAQLPGYALAAWLIEVWGRRLTLSVFLVGSAVAAVFFGTAITEFSVIAAGMALSFFNLGAWGALYAVTPEMYPTSLRATGSGWAAGVGRIASIVAPLTVPLLLVTGGAPVLFTVFAAFFTIAAAAAWGLVDRRGRALDDR, from the coding sequence ATGACGGATGCCGGTACGCGCACGTCGCTGACACTCTCGGAGCGCCTCGACCGACTGCCCTTCACCCGCTCGCACCTGCGCGTGCTGACAGGTTCGGGGCTCGGCTGGGCGCTCGACGCGATGGATGTCGGCCTCATCTCGTTCATCATCGCGGCGCTGGCCGCGCAGTGGAGCCTGCAGCCCGGCGAGACGGCGTGGATCGCCTCGGTGGGATTCATGGGCATGGCGATCGGTGCGAGCCTCGGTGGCCTCCTCGCCGACCGGTTCGGCAGACGCCGGGTCTTCGCCGTGACACTCCTGATCTACGGACTCGCGACCGGGGCGAGCGCGCTCGTCGGCGGCCTGGCTGCGCTGCTCGTGCTCCGGTTCCTGGTGGGCCTCGGACTCGGCGCGGAGCTGCCGGTCGCCTCGACCTACGTCAGCGAACTCGCACCGGCGCGCATCCGCGGCAGGCTGATCGTGATCCTCGAGGCGTTCTGGGCGATCGGCTGGACCGCGGCGGCTCTCATCGGCTTCCTCGTGATCCCCGCCTCGGAGAACGGCTGGCGCTGGGCCTTCGCACTGGGCGCGATCCCGGCTGCTTATGCGCTGGTCGTCCGGTGGGGGCTTCCGGAGTCCGCGCGCTGGCTCGAGCGACGCGGCCGACATGCCGACGCCGAGGCCGTCGTGGCAACATTCGAGAGATCGGCCGGGCGGGCGTCGCCCGTCGATACTCCGACCGCGGCAGACGTGGCCCCGCCGGCGGCGACCTCCGCCGGCGGTCGCCTCGCAGCGCTGTGGTCGTCTGAGTTCCGCGTCCGCACCGCATGCCTGTGGCTGGTGTGGTTCTGCGTGAACTTCTCGTACTACGGCGCGTTCATCTGGATACCGTCGATCCTCGTGGCGCAGGGCTATGACCTGGTGCGCTCGTTCGGCTTCACGCTCATCATCACGCTCGCCCAGCTGCCGGGTTACGCCTTGGCGGCCTGGCTCATCGAAGTGTGGGGGAGAAGGCTCACCCTTTCGGTGTTCCTCGTCGGATCCGCGGTGGCCGCCGTGTTCTTCGGAACGGCGATCACCGAGTTCTCGGTGATCGCCGCGGGCATGGCTCTGTCGTTCTTCAACCTCGGCGCCTGGGGAGCTCTGTACGCCGTCACGCCCGAGATGTATCCGACCTCCCTGCGGGCGACCGGGTCGGGCTGGGCAGCCGGGGTGGGCAGGATCGCCTCGATCGTCGCACCGCTCACGGTTCCGCTCCTGCTGGTCACCGGCGGTGCTCCGGTGCTGTTCACGGTGTTCGCGGCCTTCTTCACCATCGCTGCGGCCGCAGCCTGGGGTCT
- a CDS encoding LLM class flavin-dependent oxidoreductase: MNEPAAIELGLDTFGDVTRDESGAVLSDAETIRNVVEQAVLADAVGLSFFGVGEHHRPEFAVSSPEIVLAAAAARTANIHLGTAVTVLSSDDPVRVYEKFATLDAVSSGRAEVILGRGSFIESFALFGFDLRDYEVLFDEKLELFSRLLEEKPVTWQGTTRAALDAADVFPKTDNGLKAWVGVGGTPESVVRAARHGFGLMLAIIGGPAARFRPFVDLYHRSLESFERDSLPVGVHSPGHIAETDQQAWDEAYPGFEAMNNTIGRERGWPAYSRMRFQHDVGPEGALYVGSPETVARKIADTVGSLGIQRFDMKFSTGTLSHEKMMRSIELYGTRVAPLVRDLLS; encoded by the coding sequence ATGAACGAACCGGCCGCAATCGAACTCGGTCTCGACACCTTCGGCGATGTGACGCGCGACGAATCGGGCGCTGTCCTGAGTGACGCCGAGACCATCCGCAACGTCGTCGAGCAGGCCGTGCTCGCAGATGCGGTCGGGCTCTCGTTCTTCGGCGTCGGAGAGCACCATCGACCGGAGTTCGCGGTCTCGAGCCCCGAGATCGTGCTCGCGGCTGCGGCGGCGCGCACCGCGAACATCCATCTCGGCACCGCCGTCACTGTGCTCTCGAGCGATGACCCGGTGCGGGTCTACGAGAAGTTCGCGACGCTCGATGCTGTGTCATCCGGCCGCGCCGAGGTGATCCTGGGCCGCGGCTCGTTCATCGAGTCTTTCGCACTCTTCGGCTTCGATCTGCGCGACTACGAGGTGCTCTTCGACGAGAAGCTCGAGCTCTTCTCACGACTTCTCGAAGAGAAGCCGGTCACGTGGCAGGGCACGACCCGAGCCGCCCTCGATGCGGCCGACGTGTTCCCGAAGACCGACAACGGATTGAAGGCATGGGTGGGAGTCGGTGGCACACCCGAGTCGGTCGTACGCGCAGCACGTCACGGGTTCGGGCTCATGCTGGCCATCATCGGGGGTCCGGCGGCGCGCTTCCGCCCGTTCGTCGACCTGTACCACCGCTCACTCGAATCGTTCGAGCGCGACAGCCTGCCGGTGGGCGTTCACTCGCCCGGCCACATCGCCGAGACCGACCAGCAGGCGTGGGATGAGGCGTATCCGGGCTTCGAGGCGATGAACAACACGATCGGCCGTGAGCGCGGCTGGCCCGCCTACAGCCGCATGCGGTTCCAGCACGATGTGGGCCCCGAGGGCGCGCTCTATGTGGGCTCGCCCGAGACCGTGGCGCGAAAGATCGCCGATACGGTCGGCTCACTCGGAATCCAGCGGTTCGACATGAAGTTCTCCACCGGCACGCTGTCGCACGAGAAGATGATGCGCTCGATCGAGCTCTACGGCACCCGGGTGGCGCCACTCGTGCGCGACCTGCTGTCCTGA
- a CDS encoding phosphoribosyltransferase, giving the protein MAIFADRTAAGRELAESLTQWHGADAVVFGIPRGGIVVAAEVARQLGLPLDVAVVRKLGAPSHEEFAVGAIAEGVRVVNPDAVRAGGVSPEQLSIVEDLERIELNRRLRAFPRTGAAIAGRIAIVVDDGVATGATASAACQALHAESPERMVLAVPVAPETWVADAAVVDEFVCPHRMRDFWAVGQYYDDFTQTTDEEVARLLARASTGSATEQGSP; this is encoded by the coding sequence ATGGCCATCTTCGCCGACCGCACCGCCGCGGGGCGCGAACTCGCCGAGTCGCTCACCCAGTGGCATGGCGCGGATGCCGTCGTCTTCGGCATCCCGCGCGGCGGCATCGTGGTCGCAGCCGAGGTGGCACGGCAGCTGGGGCTGCCGCTCGATGTCGCGGTCGTCCGCAAGCTCGGTGCTCCGTCACATGAGGAGTTCGCGGTGGGAGCCATCGCTGAGGGTGTGCGCGTCGTGAACCCGGACGCGGTGCGGGCAGGCGGGGTCAGTCCGGAACAACTCTCCATCGTCGAAGACCTCGAGCGCATCGAGTTGAACCGCCGGCTTCGGGCCTTCCCGCGAACGGGTGCCGCGATCGCCGGGCGCATCGCGATCGTCGTGGACGACGGAGTCGCCACCGGCGCGACCGCCTCGGCAGCCTGCCAGGCGCTGCATGCCGAGAGTCCGGAGCGCATGGTGCTCGCCGTCCCCGTCGCTCCCGAGACGTGGGTCGCGGACGCGGCGGTCGTGGACGAGTTCGTGTGCCCGCACCGCATGCGCGACTTCTGGGCCGTCGGCCAGTACTACGACGACTTCACCCAGACGACGGACGAGGAGGTCGCGCGACTGCTGGCGCGCGCTTCGACGGGCTCAGCGACCGAACAAGGCAGTCCCTGA